CGAGTGTAATCATGGCTTCAAAATAACGTCTTCGCTGGTCCTCACAAAGAGCATAATAAATGAGTACCACGCCAATTAAGATGGCCAATGGACCTCTGTCCTGGATGGGTACCCTGAAATGCGATTACCCTACGCATGACCTGCGAAAATAGAATTCTCCAAGtcatacatataatatatacacAAGTTCATGCAGAAGCAGCATACATTAAGTCACCAGTcggcaaagaaaagaataagcGAAAAGAACAGTAACAGATCAACATTGTGAACCAAGAGAGCGGACCTCAAATTTTGCGCAGGGTTTCGCTCTATTTATGGCGACTTTGTAACGTTATCACGTAATTATTGCAGTGAATCTCTTTCAAGCATGCACATGGTGGAATCCATATATAAATCATATAGAGTCCGACAGGATTGAAACAGGGACGCAACTTGTTTATGTTTACCTCCTTGGTGGTGTCCAAGTGCGGACGCAACATCTCGTACTCCTGTTTGATGCAAGCCGCTACAGTGCTATCTGCGCAATGAGTGTATCCATGGGAAGTCATTCAACTTCACGGTGTCAAGATACAGAACAGTAAGTTAGCATATGCCGATGCTCGCTGCTGCCGGAATTAGTCACTTGGCAAAGGGCGTTCCTTTCCTAATCCCTACTGCCTTAACTTTGCTAATGGAATTACTGCCGAGATGGCCAGTTTagtcatttttgtttttatatgtcAGGCCGGGCCAAAATTTTGAGCTTCACATGGGGAAAATGTTGGTAGAGAAGGACATTTAttcttcaacaaaatggtgttgggGTCAACCGgtcaagttcaaaaaaattgctcaaataaagtgatttttatgaaggaaaaaaatgatctCAAACTGGAAATCTTTGTTTTGTAACACTACCGAGTATTAATGCTATTATTGCTATCCAAAGATCAAGAATTGACTCTTTTATTTTCATAGACGAGCGTTTCTTATCCAAGTGATAACCTTGTGTTGAATTTCTAAGattaaattttagttaaaattttggGTAGATTGATTCTGATCATAGTAGCTTCATCAGCTTATAATCTTAACTTCACATTATAAGTCTGAGACCCGATTCAGTCCATGGGAAAAGTGATAATAAAAATGTTGCATAGGCTGTCATATTATCAAGTATTTTTCCATAACGATTGACGGTACAACACAAAATCTCTGTAatgctaaaagaaaagaaaagaagcctatgaTCATAGAAACACACGATTTTCAATATGCTTATACTTTTATctatgcaatcaagtcctccAAGAGCTCTTCACTTTTTAAGTACATTCGACTTTCTGTAAAAATGTCATTACCATTAAGTAATTGTAACAATTTTGTCTTTAGCAAACATGAAGTCGgtctatgtttttatttttaaagagtATGAATAATCATTATTCCATCAACTAGTACTTCTATAGTCATCAATTCAGTTATGAACCACAATATAATTCCCACAATAATGTAAATATTAATCACAAATCATGAATATgaccttcctttttccttcctttcgaTCTTCACGTATATTACAGTTAGCGATTGCTGCAACTTAAGGTGAATATGCATTTATGGTATAAACTATTTCTAACGGGAACACATCGGAAATTGCttgggaggaaaaagaaaaataataaaaaatagtgGAAGAAGGATCTAAAGGAAACTTTGCCAACCGAAGTCAATGTGAGACGGTAGATCGGGCAAATTTAGCGATGGACAATATACCGAGGTTAACGACCGCAGCTTCTTTAATTCTGACAGACCAGGCAACCTTTTTAGGGATCTGCAACTATGAAGATGTATTCTCTTTAGCGATTCCAATTTCTCCACACCTTGAATCTCCAAAAGCCTCGGGCAAGATTCCACTGTCAAGCCTTCGAGCCCCTTTAAACTCGATAAACCCGACAGCCGCTCAAGCAATTCACTTCCGCCCACATGCAACCAATGGAGTCTCTCCAACTGCTGTCCAAACACATCGTCTAATTTGACCTCCGGCGACCTGAGATCGTAGAGCCTCAATACACTAAGACCGGACGGAAGCGCTATCCACGATCTGTGGTCGATCCAAGTCATTTCAAGACAACGAAGCCGAGAAAGAGTAGTCAAATCGTTTAGAGAAAATGTGACATCTTTCACACGAAACGACAAATATTCCAGTTTTGATAACCCCTTGATCCACTCTATATTTGGAGCCCCATCACCAAATTCTGATAGTTGAGGAGTGCCTCTGCTTATATGAAGGTCTTCTATACAAAGTGAGTCTAAGTTAGTTAGGTGTGAGAGGTTAGTGGCGGTCCACAATAAATGAGATGGGAAGTCCAAATATTTCAAACTCATGGGGAGCTCCGAAATTTGTTCAAGTTTATGACACTGATTTAAATAGAGTTCTTGGAGATGGGAAAGCCGATTCATAGATGTTGGCAATCTCCTAATCCAGCTATAGCTAAGATTTAGCATCCTCAAAAAGGATAGAGCCCcaatttcttttggaatttcCCCCTCTAGATTGTTGCAATTTGAGGCATTCAATTCTTTAAGATTCTCCAACATCCCTATGGTATATGGTAGCTCTTTTATTTTACTCCCATGTAGATTTAAGCACTCCAATTTTTTGAGATTACCAAAACAAGTTGGTAATTCTGTGATATCCAAATCTGTCAAATCTAGCTCAATCAAGGACTCTAGCCCTCCTATTGAGTTCGGTAGCTTTTCTATCGAAGTCCCATGAAGACTCAACTTTGTCAACTTTTTAAGATCTCCGATACAATGGGGCAACTCTGTGATTTCCGTCATAGACAAGTTCAATTCAACcaatgatttcaatttttcaattgagtCTGGAACTTTTCTAAGGAAACAATTATGGAAAGACAAATACTTCAAATGCATCATCTCTCCAATGGAATGATGAatttcttcaacattcatattttctataaataacATTGACAGGGATCTTAGACCACCTAATGTGAAAGGTACCACAAAGAGTTTGCATTCATCGCTTCCCCAAATATATTTACCTTTGATTTCCAAGTGCTTTAGGTGCTCTAGTTTAAAGAGAGAGCCATCAACCACTGGTATGGTTGAACAATCTCGACAAATGAATCTTTTCAAATTCTCACATTTTGAGAAGTCAGGAGTTCGATGTAAGTTTTTGCCATCATTGATGTGTATAACTTTCAAGTTATTGCTCACCTGAAAAAACAAACCAATGATCAAATAAGTCAAGAAATGCAAATGGGGAAGTTTGGTTAGGGCGAGAAATGCCAAATAAAGTAAACTGTTTGGTGTAATTTTGTACCATGCATTGCTCCCATTCGGCCCAATCTCCTAAGTCACCTTTTGAAAGCTCGAGCACGACTAGTTTCTCAAGACATAAGTTCTTCACTTCCAATTTTGAAGGGAAATGACTCCAAGAGAACCATGTTAACTTGGAAAGAAGATTCTTAAAGTCCCCTACCAAGTTCCCACCCTCTAGTTCCAAGAATCTTAAGTTGGGCAACTTTGAAAATTCTTCACTCGTGAAATTCCGCCCTTTGGAGTCTCCCGTCAGTGTAAGGGCTACAATTTTATTTGATGCCTGGTGATACGAAAAGCATAAGTGAACATTGAAGCGGATGACAACCATGATGATGTAAGTCTGTGGAGCTTGATTATGTTCAATAATGGAACATACATTATTGTTTCATACACATctaaatcaagaaaatttaaacaaaaaaggagatAATCCCCCGTTAAACTGACTTGTTCATacaattgagaaaaattctttatactGTATAAAGCATAATAATACTTttaatccatcaaatttgaGAGAATTTCTGCCGCAAGATTATAATAGAATAATGTTAGTATTACTGTGTAGAACCCTTTCATAGAAAAAACTGCctacatatttaattattacgAAAATAAAAAACCTGCAATGGTttttcaattaagaaaaatattgtcaGACCAATTTCTAACTTTCTTAAGGCAATTGCGACTCTCTGGATCGAAAACTGCTTGGTCTAGAGCGTGTGGCAGCTCGGGTTACCTGAAAGCACCTCGTTATTAGGTTTGCTGTGAGTTTTATCACGAGACGTTGACaggaaataaaaaagtcatGCTAATTTTAGGAGTCATTCTGGGTTCTACAAAACGAGGGATCGATGTTTAGAAAGATTTCTTCCATAATAGTAGAGAAAGAGTCAACCAAGTCTCCCATATATAGTTCAAAATGTTAGAGATGGACCATCAATTACCAAATCCACATTTTGTAGGAAGGCTCTACCGGACAATACGAAGACAATTGCACGCCACAATTAATCACTAAATCAATTACCAAATATTttcgaccataaaaaaaataataccaaATTTCAACTGAGTGGCGCTGATGATGTCTCATTAAATAGTAATGATTGCCAACTTAGCATAAAAGGAACAAAGTCGGCCTCGAAGAACTTTGATGGCCTAGGAAGTTGAAATCTGGATCTGTTTTCATATAATTTGCCGAACAGTTTTCGTATTCAAATTTATTCCTTGAAGTGTTTGCTGCTAGTTACTTTCACGTCGTGAGTATAATCTATAAAACACTTTTTAGATATAATATGCGATGATATTACCGTCAACGAAGTCTTATAgaaaccttttcatttttctttgctaGAAGAaaacttgaataaaaaaatttaattgcaaGAATTCAATTACACAACCGTGGTAaatgcatgttgattttttccCAATGAAAATAGCAAAGGTGACTATAACTTACCAGTTTCTGCTGAACCACATTCAAGGCAATGTCAGGCATCCACAACCTGCTACGCTTTCCGGGATCATTGTCTTCAAGTCGAATaatttctcttccaagatctctaagttggtcatgcatccatagCGTATCATCTTCCTCTATCTTTACTAAAGACATACGAGTAAGGACAAGTAGATCAGTCTTTGGGAAATAGCCGAAAGCTTTCCACATATAGAACGGGTGGAGTCTGTCTTTTCCAATGAAGTAACATGCAATGTCAAGAAAGATCTCTCTCTGAGCATCATCTAACATGTCATAACTAATCTTTAATTTAACGAAGACTTCCTGCTTGGGCATCGAATGTAATTTCTTCAATGTGTCTTTccaaattgttttgtttttaccGAAAAGTGAGGAACCAATAACTTCAAGAGCTAATGGAAGTCCACCTGTTTTGTAGGTAATTTTGCGTGAGATATCTACATAGTGAGGTGGTGGGAAATCCATCCCTAAGGCATGTTGACTAAAAAGCTCAAGAGCATCAAAAGAATCCATTTCTTTCATGTCgtagatttcaaattctttaGCATGTGCTTGGAAActaccctcctcctcctcctcctcctcctctttgaTTGGCAAAAAGTTGATGTCCCTCGTTGTAATGATGATTTTGCTCCCTGGACCGAACCGGTCGCTCTTTCCTGCTAGTTTAGAGAGTTGGTCCCATTTATCCACATCATCAATAACAATTAGGACTTTCTTATGACAAAACCTTTCTCTAATTGTGTTAATCCCTACATCAACGGAATTGTGGATCTCTAGAGATCGGACTTGGAGAATTTCTACCAACAACTGCTTTTGCAAGTCAATAATTCTACCATGCTGTGCAGATTCGCGAACATCCAAGAGGAAGCTATAGCCTTCAAATTGATTGGAGATTCGATTAAAGACGGCACTTGCAAGTGTTGTTTTACCGATACCGCCCATTCCATGGATGACCAGGTAACGGAAATCACAAGAACCTTTGTTTAACAAGTCCACGATAGCTTCCACTTGATCATGAATCCCAACTAAATGATTAGGCagatttctccttcttttcattAGCTTGGTCACAACCTTGTCCATGATAGCGTTGATGATTTCACCATGACTGTCATATTGATATAAGAATTTTAGCGTGAAACAGATGATGAATAAACTCTCCAGTTGAGGAATATTATGGACACAAAACTAGTCAGATTTCTAAATACCAAAAAGAAGATCACTttcttaagtaaaataaattctTGACTTATGGAGGACAATACTATGTTTGAATAAGTGGTTTGGAAATTTGGGAAAGGAAGACAATAATTacaaggagaaaagaaattaaaaaaaaaggattagcTAATAGACAATGCTTGGTAGTAGTAAgtaaaagagaataaaaaatgggagaaaattcTATTCCTTATTATCATCTTACTTTTGtagagatttaaaaaaaaaagaattaactaTGGAAGGATCCAAAGGGATTagttaggaaattttttttctcctctttgctCTTCTCCCCATTAGTAAAAATTACTAGGTTATCTCTTTGATTTCCCATTCCTTCTCTTTCAATCTTTTCAATCCTACATCGACTGAAAGAGTGAAAaaattttctggaaaaaaaGAGGCAGcctagcattttttttttcggaggAGTAAGCAGTATAATATTACACAAAGGAAAGCATCATGAGTACGTGTTATCATCTTAATCGAAAATGTACATCTCCACTGAATTTATATAATGATGCTATTAACCCggaaaactgaaaagaaagCGGATTTTAAACCCACTCTTACCCTCTGTTCTTCAAGTCCAATCCTCTGATTTTTGCGACCTCGGTCAGAGCCTCCTTCCACTGCAGAACATCGCAGCCGAACTTCCCTTCGTGCTTCTCCAGAGAATCGAGGTACAATCGAGTTCTGAGCTTCACATCATCGGGATCGACATCATAGAAAATAGGTAGGATCATTTTATCTTTCGCTTTGCCCCAACACTCCACCATATGCGCGAGCTCGCGAAGACACCACGCACTGGATGCGTAGTTCCTAGAGAAGATAGGCACGTATATTTTAGAGGATTTGATGGCATGCAAAAGCTCATCTCTGATCTTTTCGCCCTGTCGGATCTTTTCATTGTCTCTGAAAACGCGAATCCCAGCTTTAACTAGAGTGTGATAGAGAGAATCAGTGAAGTTGAGGCGGGTGTCCGGGCCTCTGAAATTCAAAAACACCTCGAATTCAGCCCCTGAGGATGAATCGCCGTCATTGACAGAAGCAGACGTCGTCGATGGGCCGGGTGAGTCCCACTTTCTCTTCATCCTCCTTCAGGAGCTCAAAATCTTCACCGGATGTGATCACGGCGAGATGTGGAGTCCTTTCTGGATCTGATATGGGATTCCTCGAAAGGAAGTAACGAATCGCCGAAGGCAGGAGAACAGCAATGCGCTTTCACTGTATTTTCTCGGAGTTGTCTATTTTTTTGCCTCAGCacggaaaggaaaaagaagagcgACGACTTGGATAAAAATTCccgaatttatttattttatcttattttatttctttcttttccctttttttttttttacaggcCGGCCGTTGGTCATTGGTTGAGAGTCGGCGACCTCCAATGGCCAATGAGCAAGAGCCGGCAGGTGAGGGTAGCAGCCCTTGCTGGATCTAGCAAGGGTTGCTGGCTCTTTGTGGTTGGCCATGTgtaataaaaggagaaaaaagaaagaaaagaaaaagaaaaaattattaaaaaatttggaaaagtttagaatttttttataaattgttcACATCAGCGCCGCCACACCACGTAGGACGGCCGACGTTGATTTCACTGGAAGGGCTATATTGGCAattcattaaaaagtttaggagcAATTTGATGAATCGTTTAAAGGTTTAAAACTATATTGGCATAAGcgaaatgtttataactaaattgacaagtcATCGAAAGACTTacgattaaattagtaaaattgaaaatttaggaatgaattgtttatcatataataaatttaagatttcttagataattttcctaaatatatAATGATTGTTGATGGTCGCTAGTATGCCTCGGGTTCAAATATCACGTGGCCAGCTCACAAAGAGGAGCAGGCACGAAAAAGTAGGGACCGCGCCCATCTTAGATGGGAGTCGGGTTTTGAAAATCCAATCTAGTCTCTATTCTATTGTGTTTCGACGTGTTTTTACGTACGTGTTTTTACGTAAAATATTAAAGATTTAAGATTCCATAATGGTATGTCCCCCTCTTTTGCTAGCATAAGTTAGCAATCCATCAGATTCCCGCAGGATAGCCTCATTTATCCTCCATGTGCTCCCATTTTTATATGTTCATACTTTCCAGTGCATTCGTAAAGGCGTCTTCTATGGATGCTgtacaatatttttctttcttttgtggtGATTTGCTGCTAAtatagatcttttttttttgggataatccCCACTAATGTAGATAAGTTGATTTTATTGCGGAAAATGCCAAGGACAACATTACTAACGCAATAAAGATACAAGGATAAAGGTGTCTGcttgtctctttctttttgtcttcctTTCCGAGACAGATGAAAATATGACTCGATTGGAGGAATTTTCATCCAATCATATGTTTGATTGATACACAAGACATTAACATCATCCACCTGCaaataaattaaacacaaaCGTGGGTGACGTCCATGTTTGTAAACTCATCACATTCATCAATCATACGATTGGTTTCCTCTAATCAAGGATAGAAGAAATCATGACCCATTATATGATACTTcgtcaaattcttttttttttttgggcgaaaTAAACGACTACTATTAAGTTACTTGGCTAAGTTCGGGGTAAATACATCAAAAGCATCAGCGCATAATAGATCAAATTTTACAGATATTATCCCACTCATGAACCACAATGTAATTTCCACTATAATGCGAATACTAATTCATGAGTCAtgaattctttcttctttccttttccctttctttggaaAATCCCGAACATTACAAAGAGATTGGTGCTGCAATCATTTTTCGAACCTAAGGTGCATGAGCATGATGTAAACctgaaaaaacagaaaatttctcggaggaaaaaaagaaagcaaatttaCCAACAGTAAGAAAATGAGATAATTCTCCCTTTCTAGAGTTGGCGGTTGATATCTTCCACATTATGACTGTAAGTATTCTTCCAATCTTTGCTATGGCCATTAAGGACATGGAACCTCCCGCAAATTTGCGGTGTTGAGATGACACGCATCTAGTAGATGTAAATCATGTTAATTTTGCAGTGGTATAGTAGTGTGAGATTCAAAAGCAGCAGCTTCTGTAATGTTTGATAGACTCGGTAACTTTTCTAAAGAACTACATTTGTGAATGAACAAATGCTCCAACAATTCCAACTGCTCCTAACCTCAAGTCTTAATTAGTCGCTGGCAACTCTGCACACTCAAATGATGGAGCCCCTTTAATCTCGATAGACATGATAACCTCGCAGGCATTTGGCAAATGCGCATTTCCAAATAATGCAGATTCTCTAGCTTCTGTCCAAGCGCATCATCGAACTCGACCATTCTTAGCCAGCATTCTTAGAGGGACGATTCAATCAAATTCGTCAAGTTGGGAAAGAGTGGTCATTCTATTGGAAGCTTGAGATCTCCCGAGGTCACCACAGGACAAgggtgttggaagatatgctcgAGAATCCAGAAGATATATTCGAGAATCCATTTTGATCATAATTGTGTGCTaaatcaattagggattagAATATTTCATTGCCATTTATTGTGTACATCTTGTACTGTAATTACAGACCATTGTGCGTTGGGGAGAAttgaagaaatacaaaaagacTTTTTCCCCTAAACTACCTTCCTTCAGATGCGATCTATTCTGTTTTTCCGCTTCTTCTTGCTTCCTTTCAAAGGGTATTTTGATTCCCAAAGCTAACAATGCATCGACGCTCCACTCTCCATGCACCAGATTAATGAATCCCTCTCCGATTTCGACTATTTgtcctaataataataatgatgatgggTGCACGGGACAAATTTGGCATCGGGGAGTACATATTATATACTTGAGGTAGGAAGGCACAGCTTACAAGACAGTTTCTTGAATCAATCGAGAAAATGAGCGATGGAACGAGAGAACTTGTTTGTGCTATAAAACTAGATGGACGATCACCTTGATGGGGCCTAAAGGACCCAGAACATCCGGAATTGGAAATTAATTTTATCAAAGGGATCGCATTCTTCCTGCATAGGCTCTTTTACAGGTCTAAAAGGCCCAAAATCCTTTGTATCTTTTACCAAAGTGGATGGATTGCTCTAGTTCGCACTTCGAAAATTCAGGATTCCTTTTTAAGCTTGGTCAAGTGGTGATTTGTATAGCTTTCAAATTTTGCTCCcggaaaaaaaacaaaccaagcATCAGCTAAAATAAGATAATGTAAATGCACAAGTTTTGTTAGTGAGACAAATGCCCACAAAAGTTAAACTGTGCGGCATGATGTTGTATCGGGCATGGTCCCCATCCCACCTAATTGTCAGTGATTCTACTACTTGAAAACTCGAGCGTAGCTGATTTCTCGAGACATAAATCTGTCATGTATAATTTCAAAGGGCAATGATTCCAAGAGAGTTACGTTAACTTGGAGAGAAGATTCTTAAAGTCCCCTACCAAATTCTGGTCCTCTAATTTCAAGAATCTTAAATTGGGTAGTTTTGAAAATTCCTTACTTGTGAAATTGTGCACTCTGGAGAGTCCCTTAATCTAAGTATCCTGACTTTGTCTGTCACCTGGTGATGAGAAAAGCATAAGTGAATATTTGAAGTGGATGACAAAGACGGTGTTATGCGAGTTTAAGGCACTTTATCATTCAGTAATGAAACACATATCATAAAAAGGCATAAGGAAGGAAAAATTACTCAAGTAAATCTGACTCATTCATACATTTGAAAAGAATTCTTTATACCATATAAAGCATGTCTAGTCCATCATTTTTAGAGAATTCCGTCCGAAGACTATAAGTAAGAATATTACTATCACAATAAAATCGTTCGATAAAACATATTCACtacatatttcctttttttttttaaaatagaaaactacAACGGTTTTGCAATTTAGAAACAAATTATCAGACCAATTTCTAAAAGTTGGGTCTAAATCGACTTAAGGTGAAATTTGACAATTAGGCGATTgagaaaaccaacaaaaagCTTGTTCTTTGGTTCTAGTCGCGGGTCTTTTTAGGTCTTTGAATTCCGCTGTTTGGGCAGTGAGATTGCACATTCAAAAGGGCAATTGAAAGCAAGAGTTAACAAGAAATTATGGTTTATAAGAATCCTCTTCCGTCATTGCACTCGAGTCTATATCGAGTGTTTAAGCTCTATATGCTCAATCTTCCTCCTGATCGTCCTTTTTGTGACTCTTTTGCCGAGAGTTTCGATCTCTTGATTACATCTCTCACTGGATCATCTCAAAGCTTGTATTTGACTCGAGCAATACAAGTCTTTTGAAGATGCTGGAATTGCCAATTCTAATGCAAGCTTATGAATGAAGATGTACATAAAAGTGCGAAAATATTACTTTTGTTgacattttaatgaaaaatagagAATACGATCGTGTTGCTCTCTCTTATACTTCTTGAATCACATCGACTTGTTTATACCTATTAAATCATAACAATGGCCCATGTGCATTGATGGCATTAGTTTGCCGTCATACCTGATTCATTTAGTGGATCGCTTTAGTGATAACTGCTTAttggtaatttataattatgaAAGTCTATTCTCATGCATCTGCTCTTGTATCAGTGTTGACACCCAAAGTCGTCTGTACCATCACGTGCCGATCACGAGGATAGCAACATCTTGACAAATCACGTGCTTGTCGTGAGAACCAGGAAAAAAGTCAAGATGCATAGGGATGTTTGACCGAATCTCAATGAGCCTGTGGATGGAAACATGTAGTTCGACGATAAAGGAAGGAATGACCGCGTGTCTGGGTATCAGAATAATGCCGCGAGTACAGAATTAGAGAAGTATTGACACTGAAATTTGAGTAGATATCATTAATGTGCAAACAACTGCTCGAAATTAAGGAATGGTTACTGATGGATGACCGAGTCATGCAATCGTTGTCAACGAATCAGAAGCAGTACCGCATTATCAAGGCAGTTGCgagaaaaagatgagaagaCAGAGGAACATCTGAAAAGGTTAGAGACGGTTACCAAGGGAGGAGTAATTGTTTGAAGGTTACCAAATTATTCTATAAATACTGCTAGTCATCCAACGAAAAGGTCCCCAAGCAACACatcaaatatttttactttacaTTTATTTTATGGCACTTTAGTTTCATAGCTGTAGTCTCTAGATTTCTGTCATTGATTAGATTTCAGCGAATATCTACATCTTGGTGCAGcatcgtcgattaaattccactGTTGTACCACAAGCTCAACgttgtcgattaaattttgATGTTGTGTTTCTATCCACGGGCATtgttgttgattagattccaactTTGCACCGAATTATCCATAAACTATGCCGTCGATTAAATTCTGGCATAGTTTAGAACTAGAGGTGAAAGTTAGTGGGTTGTTGGTTGTTAATATTGTAATGTGAAGATTGGAAATAACATATGCATTTTGATATCCTCTGTCCAAATTCAACATGGAACCTGAGTCTCTTCTAATAAAATCGAAACCTATCGTTGGGTGAAAGATATTTCCTTGAACAAAACTGGCAAAAAAATCAGCTAGCAATCAAATTATGCATAATTTAAAAGAAGAGTcgctgttcttttctttctttctttttttcctcggGAAATTCAAGAGAAGAATCTATAACAATCACAAGTGTAATCATGGCTTCAAAATAATGGTCTTCGCTGGTCCTCACAAAGAGCACAACAAAAACTACACCAATTAAGATGGCCCATGGACCTCTGTCGTGGCTGGGCACCCTGACCGCGATAACCCTGCGCATGAGCTGCAAAAATACAATTCTCCGAGTCATATATACACAACAAGTTCATGCAGAAGCACCTTACATTACGTCACCGGGcagcaaagaaaagataaggtgAAAAGAACAGCGACAGATCAACACTGTGAACCAAGACAGCGGACCTCAAATTGTGCGCAGGGTTTCGCTCTATATATTCATGGCAATTTCGTAACATTATCACGTACTTATTGCAGTTAATCTCTTTCAACCATGCACATGGTGGAATCCatatatataaatcatataGAGTCCGATGGGATCGAAACAGGGACGTGACTTGTTTATGTTTACCTCCTTGATGGTGTCCCACGTGCGGACGCAACATCTTGTACTCCTGTTTGGTACAAGCCGCTGCCGTGCTACAACCTGCAAAATGAGCATATACATGGGAAGTCATTCAACTACATGGTGTGAAGATACAGAACCGAAGTGAGCATGCCGATGCTGGCTGCTGCAGGGATTAGTCACTTGACAAAGGGCGTTCCTTTCCTAATCCCTACTGCCTCAACTTTCCTGTTGGAATTACTGCCCGAAATGGCCACTTTagtcaattttgtttttatatttcaGGCCGGCCCAAAATTTTGAGCTTCACATGGCGAATAATGTTAGTAGCCCTTCATGGGAATCAAGGCCGGAGGACCAGAATTAAGGGTGGTCTGGACCCCGCGGTTATCATTACCCCATTTTACTGTTGGGACTCCGAGAACAGAAGCAGTTTAAGGACATGTTTAGGTCCAGAGAAAGacatcttttcttcaacaaaatgatGTTGGGTTCAGCCGgtcaagttaaaaaaaattgctcaaAGCATGTCAACAAAGTGAATTTTATGAGGGAAAAAATGATCTCAAACACCATTGGAAATCGTATATGACGAAGTACACCTTTCGATCAAATCTCTAGGACTAATGAAACAGAAGAATATCCGGAC
The window above is part of the Eucalyptus grandis isolate ANBG69807.140 chromosome 6, ASM1654582v1, whole genome shotgun sequence genome. Proteins encoded here:
- the LOC104452219 gene encoding TMV resistance protein N-like — protein: MKRKWDSPGPSTTSASVNDGDSSSGAEFEVFLNFRGPDTRLNFTDSLYHTLVKAGIRVFRDNEKIRQGEKIRDELLHAIKSSKIYVPIFSRNYASSAWCLRELAHMVECWGKAKDKMILPIFYDVDPDDVKLRTRLYLDSLEKHEGKFGCDVLQWKEALTEVAKIRGLDLKNRGHGEIINAIMDKVVTKLMKRRRNLPNHLVGIHDQVEAIVDLLNKGSCDFRYLVIHGMGGIGKTTLASAVFNRISNQFEGYSFLLDVRESAQHGRIIDLQKQLLVEILQVRSLEIHNSVDVGINTIRERFCHKKVLIVIDDVDKWDQLSKLAGKSDRFGPGSKIIITTRDINFLPIKEEEEEEEEGSFQAHAKEFEIYDMKEMDSFDALELFSQHALGMDFPPPHYVDISRKITYKTGGLPLALEVIGSSLFGKNKTIWKDTLKKLHSMPKQEVFVKLKISYDMLDDAQREIFLDIACYFIGKDRLHPFYMWKAFGYFPKTDLLVLTRMSLVKIEEDDTLWMHDQLRDLGREIIRLEDNDPGKRSRLWMPDIALNVVQQKLASNKIVALTLTGDSKGRNFTSEEFSKLPNLRFLELEGGNLVGDFKNLLSKLTWFSWSHFPSKLEVKNLCLEKLVVLELSKGDLGDWAEWEQCMVSNNLKVIHINDGKNLHRTPDFSKCENLKRFICRDCSTIPVVDGSLFKLEHLKHLEIKEDLHISRGTPQLSEFGDGAPNIEWIKGLSKLEYLSFRVKDVTFSLNDLTTLSRLRCLEMTWIDHRSWIALPSGLSVLRLYDLRSPEVKLDDVFGQQLERLHWLHVGGSELLERLSGLSSLKGLEGLTVESCPRLLEIQGVEKLESLKRIHLHSCRSLKRLPGLSELKKLRSLTSVYCPSLNLPDLPSHIDFGWQSFL